A single region of the Thermodesulfatator indicus DSM 15286 genome encodes:
- a CDS encoding flagellar motor protein MotB, which produces MASNPRRKKAEGGGAPKWMTTFADLMSLLMCFFVLLLSFSEMDPARFKEVAGSLKDAFGVQREEIVFQLPKGISVVTTEFPPKFTVDDLLERVKATVKLEMIKGEIQIESLKDRVVLRFKDELMFPKGSATLTPKAKKILLKIGEILELFDGEIVVAGHTDDLPIVSGRYRSNWELSAARAVAVVEFLLAHKFVLPDQIAAVGYGPSRPLYPNDTPEHRAANRRVEIILLQKKVPLLEYKEGFKHTKEQEPLPQEAK; this is translated from the coding sequence ATGGCCAGCAATCCCAGACGTAAAAAAGCAGAGGGAGGCGGTGCTCCTAAATGGATGACCACCTTTGCTGACCTTATGTCCCTTCTCATGTGTTTTTTCGTATTACTGCTCTCTTTTTCGGAAATGGACCCTGCTCGTTTTAAAGAAGTAGCCGGCTCTTTAAAAGACGCCTTTGGTGTGCAGCGCGAAGAGATAGTTTTTCAGCTACCTAAAGGCATAAGCGTAGTGACTACGGAATTCCCACCTAAATTTACCGTAGATGACCTGCTTGAACGGGTTAAGGCTACGGTAAAACTTGAAATGATAAAAGGCGAAATCCAGATAGAGAGCCTTAAAGACCGTGTTGTACTTCGTTTTAAAGATGAATTAATGTTTCCTAAAGGTAGCGCCACCTTAACTCCCAAGGCCAAAAAGATTTTATTGAAAATAGGCGAAATCCTTGAGCTTTTTGACGGCGAAATTGTTGTAGCAGGTCATACTGATGATTTACCCATTGTTTCTGGACGTTATCGTTCTAACTGGGAACTTTCTGCCGCTAGGGCTGTAGCCGTAGTTGAGTTTTTATTGGCTCATAAGTTCGTTCTTCCAGACCAGATCGCGGCTGTGGGTTATGGGCCAAGCCGACCTCTTTATCCCAACGATACTCCAGAACATAGGGCTGCTAATCGTCGGGTAGAAATAATTCTTTTACAGAAAAAAGTCCCCCTTTTAGAGTACAAAGAAGGCTTTAAACATACTAAAGAACAAGAACCTTTACCACAGGAGGCCAAATGA
- the pomA gene encoding flagellar motor protein PomA: MDLGTVIGLVLGIVLILVSILMGGSLGLFINIPSILIVVGGTIAGSFISFSLADVLGSMKVVMKAFFNKLEPPEEIIKEITNLANIARREGLLKLEKQPINNPFLKKAIMFCVDGHEAEFIEEVLNKEVELTAERHETGQKLFKTMADLAPAFGMIGTLIGLVQMLANMSDPKSIGPSMAVALLTTLYGAVLANLIFMPIANKLELRSQEEQLNYRLIIEGVIGLQKGLNPRVLEEILKAFLPPKKRSEGGE; the protein is encoded by the coding sequence ATGGACCTGGGAACGGTTATCGGCCTGGTGCTCGGTATTGTCTTGATTTTAGTTTCTATTTTAATGGGCGGGAGCCTGGGGCTCTTCATCAATATCCCTTCAATTTTGATTGTCGTCGGAGGAACTATTGCCGGCTCTTTTATTTCTTTTTCTCTAGCTGATGTGCTTGGTTCTATGAAGGTAGTTATGAAGGCCTTTTTTAATAAACTTGAGCCCCCTGAAGAGATAATCAAAGAAATCACTAATCTTGCTAACATCGCCAGGCGTGAGGGGCTTCTTAAACTTGAAAAGCAGCCTATAAATAATCCTTTTCTCAAGAAGGCCATTATGTTTTGTGTGGACGGGCACGAGGCCGAATTCATTGAAGAAGTACTCAACAAAGAGGTAGAACTCACGGCGGAGCGTCACGAAACAGGTCAGAAACTTTTTAAGACCATGGCCGATCTTGCTCCAGCCTTTGGGATGATTGGAACCCTTATCGGTTTGGTACAAATGCTGGCCAACATGTCTGATCCTAAGTCCATCGGGCCTTCAATGGCCGTGGCTCTTTTGACTACCCTTTATGGTGCTGTTTTGGCTAACCTTATCTTTATGCCTATTGCCAACAAGCTGGAATTGCGTTCACAGGAGGAACAGCTCAACTACCGTTTAATTATCGAAGGGGTAATCGGGTTACAGAAAGGCTTAAACCCTCGGGTGCTTGAGGAGATATTAAAGGCTTTCCTTCCTCCTAAGAAGCGTTCTGAAGGTGGAGAGTAA
- a CDS encoding PilZ domain-containing protein yields MTEKPEEKRNYIRVYDHVLLRLNPISREEFEKKLENFREGKESPWIDPIRPPGEIFKLESYLKRLREKDRELAGVLQVLNQKIDRILINLLGDKFLKGFQEVEVNLSAGGLRVNLPQEVQVGTIYEIDLGLLPDWIFLKTFGEVIRVEPSPKGGYEVAFKFIWITEADQDRLVEHIFRQQVLQLRATRRVKKD; encoded by the coding sequence ATGACGGAAAAACCCGAAGAAAAACGTAATTACATTCGTGTATATGACCATGTTCTCTTAAGGCTTAATCCTATTTCACGGGAAGAATTTGAAAAAAAACTTGAGAATTTTCGTGAAGGTAAAGAAAGCCCGTGGATTGACCCTATCAGGCCACCAGGGGAAATATTTAAACTGGAATCTTATCTTAAAAGATTGCGCGAAAAAGATCGTGAACTAGCAGGTGTCCTTCAGGTTTTAAACCAAAAGATTGACCGTATTTTGATAAATCTTCTGGGAGATAAGTTTTTAAAGGGATTTCAGGAAGTAGAAGTAAATCTCAGTGCAGGAGGGCTTAGGGTAAATCTTCCCCAAGAGGTTCAAGTAGGTACTATTTATGAAATAGATCTTGGTTTATTACCAGACTGGATATTTCTAAAGACTTTTGGCGAGGTAATACGAGTTGAGCCTTCACCAAAAGGTGGCTACGAAGTAGCCTTTAAATTTATCTGGATAACCGAGGCCGACCAGGACCGCCTGGTAGAGCACATTTTTAGACAGCAGGTTCTCCAGTTAAGGGCTACGCGTAGGGTCAAAAAAGATTAG
- a CDS encoding B12-binding domain-containing radical SAM protein, translating into MKVLLVYPYFLNPRPKDYDVRPLPIGLYYLAAVLKQENFQVEILNWYNLNDLSLAKKTFETLRPDIIAFSIFNANRWGGIDLAKVAKEVLPDTPIIFGGVGATYLWEHLLTHFPEIDYVVVGEGEKTFLDLTKALAAKASSKEITRIKGLGLRLDGQVYFTGEAGFIDDIDSLPNPAKFFSFQHVISSRGCPWNCVFCGSPRFWKRKVRFHSAEYFLEQLERLYRRGINFFYVSDDTFTLDKERVIKICEGILKRGLNITWQAISRVDCLDEEIIYWMRRAGCLQISFGVESGSEKIRNKILNKKISKESIKKAFSLCRAYGILPRAYFIYGCPGESKKTIQASIDLMKEIKPLSMLCYILDIYPGTALYDDFKKRAGVNDDIWLKRIEDIMYYETDPNLSAERVKNFGRKLHQAFDKNFPRFVETLNLIDREELYPHHADFLTRLAMTLRYGELAERDIPEKDYLAEKLFLKALRYHPDHHAFLGLGIIYQQRRDFEKSIEILHKGLSFYPKSEQLNVCQAVNYMQLGDFKKALEHLLPFENSPDVLARMAACYQALGDIPRMQKYLARLESLKKA; encoded by the coding sequence ATGAAAGTTTTATTGGTTTATCCCTATTTTCTGAACCCACGGCCTAAAGATTATGACGTGCGCCCTTTACCAATCGGGCTTTATTACCTGGCCGCGGTGTTGAAGCAGGAGAATTTTCAGGTAGAAATCCTTAACTGGTACAATCTCAATGACCTTTCTCTGGCTAAAAAAACTTTTGAGACCTTAAGGCCGGATATAATCGCCTTTTCCATTTTTAACGCCAACCGCTGGGGAGGTATTGACCTGGCCAAAGTAGCCAAAGAAGTCTTGCCGGACACACCGATTATCTTTGGCGGGGTAGGGGCCACTTATCTCTGGGAGCATTTGCTCACTCATTTTCCCGAAATTGACTACGTGGTAGTAGGCGAAGGCGAAAAGACTTTTCTTGATTTGACTAAGGCGCTCGCGGCCAAAGCTTCTTCAAAAGAAATAACCAGGATTAAAGGCCTTGGTCTGCGTCTTGATGGCCAAGTGTATTTTACCGGTGAGGCTGGTTTTATTGACGATATCGACTCTTTACCAAATCCAGCCAAGTTTTTTAGTTTCCAGCACGTAATCTCTTCTCGTGGTTGCCCCTGGAACTGTGTGTTCTGTGGCTCCCCGCGTTTCTGGAAGCGTAAAGTTCGCTTTCATTCGGCTGAGTATTTTTTGGAACAACTGGAACGTCTTTATCGCCGAGGTATAAACTTTTTTTACGTTTCTGACGATACTTTCACCCTTGATAAAGAAAGGGTTATAAAAATTTGCGAGGGTATTCTCAAACGAGGGCTAAACATCACCTGGCAGGCCATCTCTCGGGTTGATTGCCTTGATGAAGAGATAATTTACTGGATGCGGCGGGCAGGTTGTTTGCAAATAAGCTTCGGGGTGGAAAGTGGTTCCGAGAAGATCCGCAATAAAATCCTTAACAAAAAAATTTCAAAAGAAAGTATTAAAAAAGCCTTTTCCCTTTGCCGTGCGTACGGGATTCTTCCTCGGGCTTATTTTATTTACGGTTGCCCTGGTGAAAGCAAAAAGACCATCCAGGCCAGCATTGATCTCATGAAAGAGATTAAACCCCTTAGCATGCTCTGTTATATCCTTGATATCTATCCCGGCACTGCTCTCTATGATGACTTTAAAAAACGTGCAGGGGTTAATGATGACATCTGGCTAAAGCGTATAGAAGATATTATGTATTACGAAACCGACCCTAATCTTTCTGCTGAAAGGGTTAAAAACTTCGGCCGCAAATTGCATCAGGCCTTTGATAAGAACTTCCCGCGTTTTGTAGAGACCCTGAATTTAATAGACCGCGAGGAGCTTTACCCTCATCATGCGGATTTTTTAACCCGCCTGGCCATGACTTTACGTTACGGCGAGCTTGCCGAACGAGACATTCCTGAAAAAGATTACCTGGCTGAAAAGCTATTTTTAAAGGCCTTACGTTATCATCCGGACCACCATGCTTTTTTGGGGCTTGGTATTATTTATCAACAAAGGCGAGATTTTGAAAAATCCATAGAAATTTTACATAAAGGCCTTTCTTTCTATCCCAAGAGTGAACAACTCAATGTTTGCCAGGCGGTAAACTACATGCAACTGGGAGATTTTAAAAAGGCCCTTGAGCATCTTTTGCCCTTTGAAAATTCACCTGATGTCCTGGCTCGTATGGCGGCTTGCTACCAGGCCCTTGGAGATATTCCACGCATGCAAAAGTACCTCGCCCGGCTGGAGTCGCTTAAAAAGGCCTAA
- the rpe gene encoding ribulose-phosphate 3-epimerase, translating to MIKIAPSILSADFGRLAEEVKAITEAGADVIHIDVMDGHFVPNITIGPVVIKAIREASSLPFDVHLMITNPDNYLEDFAKAGADWLSVHVEAAVHLHRTISRIKELGKKAGVVLNPATPIESVDYILEEVDFVLIMSVNPGFGGQKFIPSALRKIRELKQLIRSRGIDIPIQVDGGVNLETLAEVVKAGADIVVAGSAIFGTEDYAKTIKAFRQKITETLAI from the coding sequence ATGATAAAAATAGCGCCTTCTATTCTTTCCGCTGATTTTGGCCGTCTGGCCGAAGAAGTGAAGGCTATTACTGAAGCTGGAGCAGATGTTATTCACATAGACGTGATGGACGGGCATTTCGTGCCCAATATCACTATCGGGCCAGTGGTGATAAAGGCTATTCGTGAGGCATCCTCCCTTCCCTTTGACGTACACTTAATGATTACCAACCCTGATAATTACCTGGAAGATTTTGCCAAGGCCGGGGCTGACTGGCTTTCAGTCCACGTAGAAGCTGCCGTTCATCTTCATCGTACTATTTCCCGCATCAAAGAACTTGGCAAAAAAGCAGGCGTAGTTTTAAACCCGGCTACCCCTATTGAAAGCGTAGATTATATCCTGGAAGAAGTTGATTTTGTTCTCATCATGAGTGTAAACCCGGGTTTTGGTGGGCAAAAGTTCATCCCTTCAGCCCTTCGCAAGATCAGGGAATTAAAACAGCTAATAAGGAGCCGTGGGATTGATATACCTATACAAGTTGACGGCGGCGTTAACCTGGAAACCCTGGCAGAGGTAGTAAAAGCTGGTGCAGATATCGTCGTAGCTGGTTCAGCCATATTTGGCACAGAAGACTACGCTAAAACCATAAAAGCTTTTCGGCAGAAGATTACTGAAACCCTGGCCATATAA
- a CDS encoding radical SAM protein: MSFKKPAETGAIRKRWRGRLPVALIFPNTYHVGMSNLGFRLVYETLNAYDEIVCERFFLPEENAPLRSIESNRPLSDFKLVFFSVSFEADLINLVKILKLAGFSPLRQERKDAPLIVAGGIATWLNPDPFTPFVDGFFIGEIEAFAEELVTCLVDEKPLDNISCYLPADYELVFDEEGYLLEIRHPRVKRLIAQNLDKPPLSGLLTKETEFSETYLLEVGRGCGQGCRFCAAGILYRPPRPWPKELLLSAVDEIPEGAKVGLVGLEFASAETIEALGKALLDKDCVITFSSLRADALTQSFVKLLARQRTATIAPEAGSQTMRQAINKGLSEEDIISAAKLLSKSEIRVLKLYFMVGLPQETQKDLEAIVKLTKKIRHVLDSETRPKGYVIDLRVSVASFVPKPHTPFQWAPFEGANLLKKKLSWLKRELRKISSTRFTSDLPKWAALQALITRGDRRIKNLFLALAHDQNLNQALKELPLNPEFIIGRERKREEIFPWEIVDLGVKKEFLWEEWLLAQKGKPSPSCLLGRCKRCGACG, encoded by the coding sequence ATGTCGTTTAAGAAACCTGCTGAAACTGGAGCTATTCGCAAGAGGTGGCGTGGTCGCCTACCTGTCGCTCTAATTTTTCCCAATACCTATCACGTGGGAATGTCAAACCTTGGCTTCCGTTTGGTTTACGAAACCCTTAACGCTTACGACGAAATCGTTTGTGAACGCTTCTTTTTGCCCGAAGAAAATGCACCACTGCGGTCTATTGAATCAAACCGTCCTCTTAGTGACTTTAAACTCGTATTTTTCTCTGTGTCCTTTGAGGCGGATCTAATAAATCTCGTCAAGATCTTAAAATTAGCGGGTTTTTCCCCTTTGCGCCAGGAAAGGAAAGACGCCCCTTTAATAGTAGCCGGCGGTATTGCCACCTGGCTTAACCCTGACCCCTTTACTCCTTTTGTAGATGGCTTTTTTATTGGCGAAATAGAGGCCTTTGCCGAAGAGTTAGTTACCTGCTTGGTTGACGAAAAGCCCCTGGATAATATTTCCTGTTACCTTCCGGCTGATTACGAGCTCGTTTTTGACGAAGAGGGCTATCTTCTAGAAATCAGACACCCCCGGGTAAAAAGGCTCATCGCCCAGAACCTGGATAAACCGCCACTTTCTGGTCTCTTAACCAAGGAGACGGAATTTTCCGAAACCTATCTATTGGAAGTTGGCCGTGGTTGTGGCCAGGGCTGCCGCTTCTGCGCTGCTGGTATCCTTTATCGCCCGCCTAGACCCTGGCCTAAAGAACTTCTTCTAAGCGCCGTTGATGAAATACCAGAAGGAGCCAAAGTGGGCCTGGTGGGCCTTGAATTTGCCTCAGCAGAAACTATAGAAGCTCTGGGAAAGGCCCTTCTTGACAAAGACTGTGTAATCACTTTTTCTTCATTAAGAGCCGATGCTTTAACCCAGAGTTTTGTAAAACTACTTGCCCGTCAGCGCACAGCCACCATTGCCCCAGAGGCCGGAAGCCAAACTATGCGCCAAGCGATAAACAAAGGTTTAAGCGAAGAAGACATCATTTCGGCGGCCAAACTTTTGAGCAAATCAGAAATCAGGGTCTTGAAACTATACTTCATGGTTGGGCTTCCGCAGGAAACCCAAAAAGACCTTGAAGCTATCGTAAAACTCACCAAAAAGATAAGACACGTGCTTGATAGTGAAACCCGGCCCAAAGGCTACGTGATAGACTTGCGGGTAAGCGTTGCGTCTTTTGTGCCCAAGCCCCATACACCTTTTCAATGGGCTCCCTTTGAAGGGGCTAATCTCCTTAAAAAGAAGCTTTCCTGGCTTAAACGCGAGCTCCGCAAGATCTCAAGCACCCGCTTTACCAGCGACTTGCCCAAATGGGCGGCCTTACAAGCCCTCATCACCAGAGGGGACCGGCGAATCAAAAATCTATTTTTAGCCCTGGCCCATGACCAAAACCTTAATCAGGCCTTGAAAGAACTTCCCCTTAATCCAGAGTTCATCATTGGCCGAGAGAGAAAAAGAGAAGAAATTTTTCCTTGGGAAATAGTTGATCTAGGGGTTAAAAAAGAATTTTTATGGGAGGAATGGCTGCTTGCCCAAAAGGGCAAGCCAAGCCCGAGCTGTTTGTTGGGCCGCTGTAAACGCTGTGGGGCCTGTGGCTAA